One window from the genome of Oryctolagus cuniculus chromosome 1, mOryCun1.1, whole genome shotgun sequence encodes:
- the CKS2 gene encoding cyclin-dependent kinases regulatory subunit 2, translating to MAHKQIYYSDKYFDEHYEYRHVMLPRELSKQVPKTHLMSEEEWRRLGVQQSLGWVHYMIHEPEPHILLFRRPLPKDQQK from the exons ATGGCTCACAAGCAGATTTATTACTCGGACAAGTACTTCGACGAGCACTACGAGTACCG GCATGTCATGTTACCCAGAGAACTCTCCAAACAAGTACCCAAAACCCACCTGATGTCTGAAGAGGAATGGAGGCGACTTGGTGTGCAGCAGAGTCTGGGATGGGTTCACTACATGATTCATGAGCCAG AGCCGCATATTCTTCTCTTTAGACGACCTCTTCCAAAAGATCAGCAGAAGTGA